From the genome of Helicobacter pylori, one region includes:
- the dnaG gene encoding DNA primase yields the protein MILKSSIDRLLQTIDIVEVISSYVDLRKSGSNYMACCPFHEERSASFSVNQVKGFYHCFGCGASGDSIKFVMEFEKLSFVEALEKLARRFNVALEYDKGAYYDHKEDYHLLEMVSSLYQEELFNAPFFLNYLQERGLSIESIRAFKLGLCTNRIAYSIENKGLNKDKLIELGVLGKSDKKDKTYLRFLDRIMFPIYSPSAQVVGFGGRTLKEKMAKYINSPQNKLFDKSSLLYGYHLAKEHIYKQKQVIVTEGYLDVILLHQAGFKNAIATLGTALTPSHLPLLKKGEPEILLSYDGDKAGRNAAYKASLMLAKEQRKGGVILFENNLDPADMIANNQIETLKNWLSRPMAFIEFVLRHMAGSYLLDDPLEKDKALKEMLGFLKNFSLLLQSEYKPLIATLLQAPLHVLGIREPASFQPFYPKTEKPNHAQKFVNASNALSLEFLEKLVIRYLLEDRSLLDLAVGYIHSGVFLHKKQEFDALCQEKLDDPKLVALLLDADLPLKKGGFEKELRLLILRYFERQLKEIPKSSLPFSEKMIFLKKARQAIMKLKQGELVAI from the coding sequence ATGATTCTTAAAAGTTCCATTGATCGCCTTTTACAAACGATAGATATTGTAGAAGTCATTAGCTCCTATGTGGATTTGAGGAAATCAGGTTCTAATTACATGGCTTGTTGCCCTTTTCATGAAGAAAGGAGCGCGAGTTTTAGCGTCAATCAAGTTAAAGGGTTTTACCATTGCTTTGGGTGTGGGGCGAGCGGGGATAGCATTAAATTTGTGATGGAGTTTGAAAAGCTTTCGTTTGTGGAAGCACTTGAGAAATTAGCCCGCCGATTCAATGTGGCTTTAGAGTATGACAAAGGCGCTTATTACGATCACAAAGAAGACTACCACCTTTTAGAAATGGTGAGCTCGTTGTATCAAGAAGAGCTTTTTAACGCCCCGTTTTTTTTGAATTATTTGCAAGAAAGAGGGCTTAGCATAGAGAGTATAAGAGCGTTTAAATTAGGCTTATGCACGAATAGAATTGCTTATAGCATTGAAAATAAAGGCTTGAATAAGGATAAGCTCATTGAATTAGGCGTGCTGGGCAAGAGCGATAAAAAGGATAAAACCTATTTGCGTTTTTTGGATCGCATCATGTTCCCTATTTATAGCCCTAGTGCTCAAGTGGTGGGCTTTGGAGGGCGCACCTTAAAAGAAAAAATGGCTAAGTATATCAATTCGCCCCAAAACAAGCTTTTTGATAAATCCAGTTTGCTCTATGGCTATCATTTGGCTAAAGAACACATCTACAAACAAAAGCAAGTCATTGTAACAGAGGGGTATTTGGATGTGATTTTATTGCACCAAGCGGGTTTTAAAAACGCCATAGCCACGCTTGGGACAGCTTTAACGCCATCGCATTTGCCCTTGCTTAAAAAAGGCGAGCCAGAAATTCTCTTAAGCTATGATGGGGATAAAGCAGGGCGAAACGCGGCTTATAAAGCGAGCTTGATGTTGGCTAAAGAGCAAAGGAAAGGGGGGGTGATCCTGTTTGAAAACAACCTGGATCCAGCGGATATGATCGCTAATAATCAGATTGAAACCTTAAAAAATTGGCTATCGCGCCCCATGGCTTTTATTGAATTTGTTTTAAGGCATATGGCGGGTTCTTATCTTTTAGACGATCCTTTAGAAAAAGATAAGGCCCTTAAAGAAATGTTAGGGTTTTTAAAAAACTTTTCCTTGCTTTTACAAAGCGAATACAAGCCCTTAATCGCTACGCTTTTGCAAGCACCTTTGCATGTTTTAGGGATTAGAGAGCCAGCCTCTTTTCAGCCTTTTTACCCCAAAACAGAAAAACCCAATCATGCTCAAAAGTTTGTTAATGCTTCTAACGCACTCAGTTTGGAATTTTTAGAAAAATTAGTGATCCGCTATCTTTTAGAAGACAGAAGCTTGTTGGATTTAGCGGTGGGTTATATCCATAGTGGGGTATTCTTGCATAAAAAACAAGAATTTGACGCTTTGTGTCAAGAAAAATTGGACGACCCTAAATTAGTTGCGTTATTATTAGATGCGGATTTGCCCCTAAAAAAAGGGGGTTTTGAAAAGGAATTGCGTTTGTTGATTTTGCGCTATTTTGAGCGCCAACTCAAAGAAATCCCTAAAAGCTCGCTCCCTTTTAGCGAAAAAATGATCTTTTTAAAAAAGGCTCGCCAGGCCATTATGAAATTAAAACAAGGAGAATTAGTCGCCATATGA
- a CDS encoding DUF5718 family protein, translated as MQEFLGFGVVGNFAGHLEQAGESHSFINMKSEEKDAPKGLFPFYVPYENCYLGRCCIDNHKIILPNDPNLRVQAEPEIALECDVKYDEKHFVTKLVPNFFMAFNDTSVRNLDATKLSQKKNFSPASKGMGQKLPIDRFIYGGVCNNFSIASFLKYNNVWHIYGENSKLLKYEFFYQKLLDWIKDQLNHQQDSDSLEAIRPFLERHNFPTKMIFAIGATPYMPFAQEHFLQKGDEVVIVAYNHLQYSFEKIQNLLEEDALQTKEHTNLSYVYQIVE; from the coding sequence ATGCAAGAGTTTTTAGGTTTTGGTGTGGTGGGGAATTTTGCAGGGCACTTGGAACAAGCAGGCGAGAGTCATAGTTTTATTAACATGAAAAGCGAAGAAAAGGACGCTCCTAAGGGGTTATTCCCTTTTTATGTCCCGTATGAGAATTGCTATTTGGGGCGTTGTTGCATTGATAACCATAAGATTATTTTGCCTAATGATCCAAATTTAAGGGTGCAAGCAGAGCCAGAAATCGCTTTAGAATGCGATGTTAAATACGATGAAAAACATTTCGTTACCAAGCTTGTGCCTAATTTTTTCATGGCGTTTAACGACACTTCTGTGCGCAATTTAGACGCCACAAAACTCTCCCAAAAAAAGAATTTTTCACCAGCTTCTAAAGGCATGGGGCAGAAATTGCCCATTGACAGGTTTATTTATGGGGGGGTGTGTAACAATTTCTCTATCGCATCTTTTTTGAAATACAATAATGTTTGGCACATTTATGGGGAAAACAGCAAATTGCTCAAATACGAGTTTTTTTATCAAAAGCTTTTAGACTGGATCAAAGACCAACTAAACCACCAACAAGATAGCGATTCTTTAGAGGCTATAAGACCTTTTTTAGAGCGCCATAATTTCCCCACTAAAATGATTTTTGCGATTGGGGCTACCCCTTATATGCCCTTTGCACAAGAGCATTTTTTGCAAAAAGGCGATGAGGTGGTGATTGTGGCTTACAACCATTTGCAATATAGCTTTGAAAAGATTCAAAATCTCTTAGAAGAGGACGCCCTACAAACCAAAGAGCACACCAACCTTTCTTATGTCTATCAAATCGTAGAATAG
- the groES gene encoding co-chaperone GroES, protein MKFQPLGERVLVERLEEENKTSSGIIIPDNAKEKPLMGVVKAVSHKISEGCKCVKEGDVIAFGKYKGAEIVLDGTEYMVLELEDILGIVGSGSCCHTNSHDHKHAKEHESCCHDHKKH, encoded by the coding sequence ATGAAGTTTCAGCCACTAGGAGAAAGGGTCTTAGTAGAAAGACTTGAAGAAGAGAACAAAACCAGTTCAGGCATCATCATCCCTGATAACGCTAAAGAAAAGCCTTTAATGGGCGTAGTCAAAGCGGTTAGCCATAAAATCAGTGAGGGTTGCAAATGCGTTAAAGAAGGCGATGTGATCGCTTTTGGCAAATACAAAGGTGCAGAAATCGTTTTAGACGGCACTGAATACATGGTGCTAGAACTAGAAGACATTCTAGGCATTGTGGGCTCAGGCTCTTGTTGTCATACAAATAGTCATGACCATAAACATGCTAAAGAGCATGAATCTTGCTGTCATGATCACAAAAAACACTAA
- a CDS encoding MnmA/TRMU family protein translates to MKPIKALALFSGGLDSLLSMKLLIDQGIEVTALHFNIGFGGNKDKREYFENATAQIGAKLLVCDIREQFFNDVLFKPKYGYGKYFNPCIDCHANMFRNAFYKMLELNADFVLSGEVLGQRPKSQRKEALNQVRKLVREVGEEARFDPVLDRTQASAKKPQFLDELLLRPMSAKLLEPTFMEKKGWVDREKLLDVSGRGRSRQLQMIKDYGLKYYEKPGGGCLLTDIQVSNKIKNLKEYREMVFEDSVIVKNGRYFVLPNNARLVVARNEEENHKLDIQHPLMDKIELLSCKGPLSLVDKNASKEDRELAGRIALGYAKTLKNQAYLIQIGNEKRELYPLDKESAREYLFA, encoded by the coding sequence ATGAAACCAATAAAAGCTTTAGCCTTATTTAGTGGGGGTTTGGATAGTTTGTTGTCTATGAAATTACTCATTGATCAGGGCATTGAAGTAACCGCTTTACACTTCAATATAGGGTTTGGGGGGAATAAAGATAAAAGAGAGTATTTTGAAAACGCCACCGCGCAAATCGGGGCTAAGCTCTTGGTGTGCGATATTAGAGAGCAGTTTTTTAACGATGTGTTGTTCAAGCCCAAATACGGCTATGGGAAATATTTCAACCCTTGCATTGATTGCCATGCCAATATGTTCAGGAACGCTTTTTATAAAATGCTTGAATTGAACGCGGATTTTGTTTTGAGCGGGGAAGTGTTGGGGCAACGCCCTAAATCCCAAAGGAAAGAAGCGCTAAATCAGGTGAGGAAATTAGTCAGAGAAGTGGGCGAAGAGGCGCGTTTTGATCCCGTTTTAGACAGAACGCAAGCAAGCGCTAAAAAACCGCAATTTTTAGATGAATTGCTCTTAAGACCCATGAGCGCTAAACTCTTAGAGCCTACTTTTATGGAAAAAAAGGGCTGGGTTGATAGAGAAAAACTTTTAGATGTGAGCGGCAGGGGGCGGAGCAGGCAATTGCAAATGATCAAAGATTACGGCTTGAAATATTATGAAAAGCCAGGTGGGGGGTGTTTGCTTACGGACATTCAAGTGAGTAATAAGATTAAGAATTTGAAAGAATACAGAGAAATGGTGTTTGAAGACAGCGTGATTGTCAAAAACGGGCGTTATTTTGTCTTACCCAATAACGCTCGTTTGGTGGTGGCAAGGAATGAAGAAGAAAACCATAAATTAGACATTCAACACCCCTTAATGGATAAGATTGAATTACTGAGCTGTAAAGGCCCTTTGAGTTTAGTGGATAAAAACGCCAGCAAAGAAGATAGAGAATTGGCCGGCCGTATCGCTTTGGGCTATGCTAAGACTTTAAAAAATCAAGCTTACCTCATTCAAATAGGGAATGAAAAGCGCGAGCTTTACCCTTTGGATAAAGAGAGTGCCAGAGAGTATTTGTTCGCTTGA
- a CDS encoding TrbC/VirB2 family protein, which translates to MSAHFLKIIFLVGMCVSSLFAEGLEGFFNALEAQLKSPIAKGILMVIFIGIAIYVWRNLDRWKEILFTILGVVFGIFLFFKAPSLANWFMGIF; encoded by the coding sequence ATGTCCGCTCATTTTTTAAAAATCATTTTTTTAGTAGGCATGTGCGTTTCAAGTTTGTTCGCTGAAGGGTTAGAAGGGTTTTTTAACGCCCTAGAAGCCCAGCTCAAAAGCCCCATCGCTAAGGGGATTTTAATGGTGATTTTCATAGGGATCGCTATTTATGTGTGGAGGAATTTAGACCGGTGGAAAGAGATTTTATTCACGATCCTTGGCGTGGTGTTTGGGATTTTTTTATTCTTTAAAGCCCCGAGCTTAGCGAATTGGTTTATGGGAATTTTTTAA
- a CDS encoding VirB4 family type IV secretion/conjugal transfer ATPase, with protein MLEKLLSAIKQKVSNYFLGVLPKSYSMSEENNILGLYDEHFLLTKNENLVGILRLEGVSYTHLSTDQLQDLFTERQMALDSLEKVVARLVVKRRKMDYQQNIQSDSKYLQAILNQFENKEVYENQYFLVLESAHSLQGVLEHKKKSLMHANRENFKDILSYKAHFLQETLKSLEIQLKNYAPKLLSSQEVLNFYAEYVNGFDLPLKPLVGGYLSDSYIASSITFEKDYFIQESFNQKTYNRLIGIKAYESERITSIAIGVLLYQETPLDIIFSIEPMSVNKTLSFLKERAKFSMSNLVKNELLEYQELVKTKRLSMQKFALNILIKAPSLEGLDTQTSLVLGLLFKENLVGVIETFGLKGGYFSFFPERIHLNHRLRFLTSKALACLMVFERQNLGFKANSWGNSPLSVFKNLDYSPFLFNFHNQEVSHNNAKETARVNGHTLIIGATGSGKSTLISFLMMSALKYQNMRLLAFDRMQGLYSFTKFFKGHYHDGKSFSINPFCLEPNLQNLEFLQSFFLSMFDLTPSRDKEALEDMNAILSAIKSLYETLYPKAFSLLDFKETLKRTSSNQLGLSLEPYLNNPLFNALNDAFNSNAFLNVINLDAITQNPKDLGLLAYYLFYKILEESRKNDSGFLVFLDEFKSYVENDLLNAKINALITQARKANGVVVLALQDIYQLSGVKNAHSFLSNMGTLILYPQKNARELKHNFNVPLSETEISFLENTPLYARQVLVKNLGNGNSNMIDVSLESLGRYLKIFNSDSSHVNKVKALQKDYPIEWREKLLKS; from the coding sequence ATGTTAGAAAAGCTTTTAAGCGCTATCAAACAAAAAGTTTCAAACTATTTTTTAGGGGTTTTGCCTAAAAGCTATTCTATGAGCGAAGAAAACAACATTTTAGGCTTGTATGATGAGCATTTTTTACTCACTAAAAACGAAAACTTAGTGGGCATCCTCCGTTTAGAAGGGGTTAGCTACACCCATTTAAGCACAGATCAATTGCAAGATCTTTTCACCGAGCGCCAAATGGCGTTGGATTCTTTAGAAAAAGTCGTGGCGCGCCTTGTGGTTAAAAGGCGTAAAATGGATTACCAACAAAACATTCAATCTGATTCTAAATACTTGCAAGCGATTTTGAATCAATTTGAAAACAAAGAAGTGTATGAAAATCAGTATTTTTTAGTTTTAGAAAGCGCTCACTCTTTACAGGGCGTTTTAGAGCATAAGAAAAAATCTCTCATGCATGCCAATAGGGAAAATTTTAAGGACATTCTCTCTTATAAGGCGCATTTTTTGCAAGAAACTTTAAAAAGCTTAGAAATCCAGCTCAAAAATTATGCTCCCAAACTCTTAAGCTCTCAAGAGGTTTTGAATTTTTATGCGGAATACGTTAACGGGTTCGATCTACCCTTAAAGCCTCTAGTAGGGGGGTATTTGAGCGATAGTTATATCGCTAGTTCTATCACTTTTGAAAAAGATTATTTCATTCAAGAAAGCTTTAATCAAAAAACCTATAACCGCTTGATTGGCATTAAAGCTTATGAGAGCGAAAGGATCACTTCTATAGCGATCGGAGTGCTTTTATACCAAGAGACGCCTTTAGACATTATCTTTTCTATAGAGCCTATGAGCGTCAATAAAACGCTGAGTTTTTTAAAAGAGAGAGCCAAATTTAGCATGTCCAATCTCGTTAAAAACGAGCTGCTAGAATACCAGGAATTAGTCAAAACCAAACGCCTATCCATGCAAAAATTCGCCTTAAATATTCTTATCAAAGCCCCTAGTTTAGAAGGTTTAGACACTCAAACAAGCTTAGTTTTAGGGCTTTTATTTAAAGAAAATTTGGTGGGCGTTATAGAAACTTTTGGCTTGAAAGGGGGGTATTTTTCCTTTTTTCCTGAACGCATCCACTTAAACCACCGCTTGCGTTTTTTAACTTCTAAAGCCCTAGCGTGTTTAATGGTGTTTGAAAGGCAAAATCTAGGTTTTAAGGCTAATTCATGGGGGAATAGCCCTTTGAGCGTGTTTAAAAATTTGGATTATTCCCCTTTTTTATTCAATTTCCACAACCAAGAAGTGAGCCACAACAACGCTAAAGAAACCGCCAGAGTGAATGGGCATACTCTAATCATAGGGGCTACCGGGAGTGGTAAAAGCACGCTGATTAGCTTTTTAATGATGAGCGCTTTGAAATACCAAAACATGCGCCTTTTAGCATTTGATAGGATGCAGGGGCTGTATTCTTTCACAAAATTTTTTAAAGGGCATTACCATGACGGCAAATCTTTTAGCATCAACCCCTTTTGTTTAGAGCCTAATTTGCAGAATTTAGAATTTTTGCAATCCTTCTTTTTGAGCATGTTTGATCTTACCCCTTCAAGGGATAAAGAAGCCTTGGAAGACATGAATGCGATTTTGAGCGCGATTAAGAGCCTTTATGAGACCTTATACCCTAAAGCTTTTAGTTTGTTGGACTTTAAAGAAACGCTTAAAAGAACCTCATCTAACCAATTGGGCTTGAGTTTAGAGCCGTATTTGAATAACCCCCTTTTTAACGCTTTGAATGACGCATTCAACTCCAACGCTTTTTTAAATGTGATAAACTTAGACGCTATCACCCAAAACCCTAAAGACTTAGGGCTTTTAGCCTATTATTTGTTTTATAAAATCTTAGAAGAATCTAGGAAAAACGACAGCGGTTTTTTGGTTTTTTTAGACGAGTTTAAATCCTATGTGGAAAACGATTTATTGAACGCTAAAATTAACGCTTTAATCACGCAAGCCAGAAAAGCTAATGGCGTGGTGGTGTTGGCTTTGCAAGATATTTACCAACTCAGTGGGGTTAAAAACGCCCATAGTTTTTTAAGCAACATGGGGACTCTTATTTTGTATCCGCAAAAAAACGCTAGGGAGTTGAAACACAACTTCAATGTGCCTTTGAGCGAAACTGAAATTTCTTTTTTAGAAAACACCCCTTTGTATGCCAGGCAGGTTTTAGTCAAAAATCTGGGTAACGGAAATTCTAACATGATTGATGTGAGTTTGGAAAGCTTAGGGCGTTATTTGAAAATTTTTAATTCGGATTCTAGCCATGTGAATAAAGTGAAAGCGTTACAAAAAGACTACCCTATAGAGTGGCGTGAGAAACTTCTGAAAAGCTAG